One genomic window of Haliotis asinina isolate JCU_RB_2024 chromosome 4, JCU_Hal_asi_v2, whole genome shotgun sequence includes the following:
- the LOC137280784 gene encoding uncharacterized protein, whose translation MDTRKRGETSDTDEGILDSVEGISDIVESTSDSVEGTPDTVEAASGTAEGISENVDGVHDTVEVASDTFDGKSDAVCAISDTVDGTPDTAEGISEYTSDIAGCIPDTVEGTLDTVEGTPGTVEGFSDSVEDTSDTVERTPDIVEDTSGTDGGKSDTVEGTSDTVTGSSDTVECVSDTADRASDSVEYTSDTVEGTPDTAAHICDSVVDTRNSVEDTSNSLDSTRDVLLCISCVPWADTPGSNET comes from the coding sequence ATGGATACGAGAAAGAGAGGCGAAACATCTGATACTGATGAGGGTATACTTGACAGTGTTGAGGGTATATCTGACATTGTTGAGAGTACATCTGACAGTGTTGAGGGTACACCTGACACTGTCGAAGCTGCATCTGGCACTGCTGAGGGTatatctgaaaatgttgatggtgtccATGACACTGTTGAAGTTGCATCAGACACTTTTGATGGTAAATCTGACGCTGTATGTGCCATATCTGACACTGTTGATGGTACACCTGACACCGCTGAGGGTATATCTGAATATACCTCTGACATTGCTGGTTGTATACCTGACACTGTCGAGGGTACATTGGACACTGTTGAGGGTACACCTGGCACTGTTGAAGGTTTTTCTGATTCTGTTGAGGATACATCTGACACTGTTGAACGAACTCCTGATATAGTTGAGGATACATCTGGCACTGATGGGGGAAAATCTGACACTGTTGAGGGTACTTCTGACACTGTTACAGGTTCATCTGACACCGTTGAGTGTGTATCTGACACTGCTGACCGTGCATCTGACAGTGTTGAGTATACCTCGGATACTGTTGAGGGTACACCTGACACTGCTGCCCATATCTGTGACTCTGTGGTGGATACACGTAACTCTGTTGAGGATACATCTAATAGTCTTGACAGTACACGTGATGTATTGTTATGTATTTCTTGTGTTCCTTGGGCCGATACACCTGGCTCGAACGAGACGTAG